A window from Staphylococcus succinus encodes these proteins:
- the galU gene encoding UTP--glucose-1-phosphate uridylyltransferase GalU, whose product MKQIKKAIIPAAGLGTRFLPATKAMPKEMLPILDKPTIQYIVEEAANAGIEDIIIVTGKHKRAIEDHFDNQKELEMILETKGKTDLLGRVKFSTELANIFYVRQKEQKGLGHAIYSARQFIGDEPFAVLLGDDIVESDTPAIKQLINAYEDTGKSVIGVQEVEEDQTHRYGIIDPLTKIDRKYEVRQFVEKPKPGTAPSNLAIMGRYVLSADIFDYLKNQGTGAGGEIQLTDAIERLNKDDQVFAYDFEGNRYDVGEKLGFVKTTIEFALKDDTMREDLKAFIKNLDLDSH is encoded by the coding sequence TTGAAACAAATAAAAAAAGCAATCATACCTGCAGCTGGTTTAGGTACAAGGTTTTTGCCGGCGACAAAGGCAATGCCTAAGGAAATGTTACCGATATTAGATAAACCTACAATTCAATACATAGTTGAAGAAGCCGCTAATGCTGGTATAGAAGATATTATAATAGTAACAGGCAAACATAAAAGAGCTATAGAAGATCATTTTGATAATCAAAAAGAATTAGAAATGATTCTTGAAACGAAAGGTAAAACAGATTTACTTGGAAGAGTAAAATTTTCTACAGAGTTAGCGAATATTTTTTACGTTAGACAAAAAGAACAAAAAGGATTGGGTCATGCAATTTATTCTGCACGTCAATTTATAGGAGATGAGCCTTTTGCAGTGTTGCTTGGTGATGATATTGTTGAATCTGATACTCCTGCTATTAAACAATTGATTAATGCTTATGAAGATACAGGCAAATCTGTGATTGGAGTACAAGAAGTTGAAGAAGATCAAACACATCGTTACGGTATTATTGATCCTTTAACTAAAATTGACAGAAAATATGAAGTGCGACAATTTGTTGAAAAGCCTAAACCAGGCACAGCCCCATCAAATTTAGCGATTATGGGTCGTTATGTACTGTCAGCGGATATATTTGATTACTTAAAAAACCAAGGCACCGGTGCAGGAGGAGAAATTCAGCTTACGGATGCTATTGAAAGATTAAATAAAGATGACCAAGTTTTTGCATATGACTTTGAAGGCAATCGATATGATGTTGGAGAAAAATTAGGTTTTGTAAAAACAACAATAGAATTCGCATTAAAAGATGATACGATGCGTGAAGATTTGAAAGCATTTATCAAAAACTTAGATTTAGATAGTCATTAA
- a CDS encoding DUF1361 domain-containing protein: protein MNARYIARSSFLILIIISIFFNSYYKFMTLNLFLAYVPFELCLLLHLFKPKFKFEWPLFIIFSLIFLFMVPNTLYMVTDLIHLNQFTFNFYRGLLLIEWAYFTFLVAAVLLALYLLILMFLEMEQFTHHIWLNRSIIGAMMFLNGLGIYIGRFLRLHSVYLINEPLRIFHEVWSSLSLTALCFVLLLVALQILLFSFAKGVRSAK, encoded by the coding sequence ATGAATGCTCGTTATATAGCTAGATCATCCTTTCTTATTCTAATCATTATTTCAATTTTCTTTAATAGTTATTATAAATTTATGACTTTAAATTTATTTCTAGCATATGTGCCATTTGAATTATGCTTACTATTACATTTGTTTAAACCGAAATTTAAATTTGAATGGCCACTGTTTATAATTTTCTCTCTTATTTTCTTATTTATGGTACCTAACACGCTTTATATGGTTACTGATTTGATTCATTTAAATCAATTTACATTTAATTTTTATAGAGGCTTACTGTTAATAGAATGGGCATATTTTACTTTTCTTGTCGCAGCCGTATTACTTGCACTTTACCTGTTGATTTTAATGTTTTTAGAAATGGAACAATTTACGCATCATATATGGCTAAATAGAAGTATTATTGGGGCTATGATGTTTCTCAATGGTTTAGGCATTTATATCGGTCGTTTTTTACGATTACATTCTGTTTATTTAATTAATGAACCGCTTCGTATTTTTCACGAAGTATGGTCAAGTCTCAGTCTGACTGCTTTATGCTTTGTGTTATTGTTAGTTGCTTTACAAATATTATTATTTTCTTTTGCGAAAGGAGTACGAAGTGCAAAATGA
- the norA gene encoding multidrug efflux MFS transporter NorA, translating to MNKQFVILYFNIFLVFLGIGLIVPVLPVYLKDLGLNGSDLGVLVAAFALAQMIISPFGGTLADKLGKKLIICIGLALFAISEFLFAVSHTFSLLIVSRILGGFSAGMVMPGVTGMIADLSKGKDKAKNFGYMSAIINSGFILGPGLGGFLAEFSHRLPFFVAGFSGCLALILSVVLIKNPKNETQDGFTKYQPELLTKMNWKVFLTPIILTLVLAFGLSAFETLFPLYTADKAHYSPLDISIAITGGGIFGAVFQVFFFDKFMKYFKELTFITYALIYSALILLGLTLVHSYWSIMLISFVVFIGFDMIRPAITNYFSNIAGDRQGFAGGLNSTFTSMGNFIGPLVAGTLYDVNFEFPLYMSVVVMLLGILVIYVEKAIRAKWQKT from the coding sequence GTGAATAAGCAATTTGTAATTTTGTATTTTAATATTTTTCTAGTCTTTTTAGGTATAGGTTTAATCGTCCCAGTTCTTCCAGTTTATTTGAAAGATTTAGGATTGAATGGTAGCGATTTAGGTGTGCTTGTTGCAGCATTTGCCTTGGCGCAAATGATTATTTCACCATTTGGAGGTACACTTGCTGACAAGTTAGGTAAAAAGTTAATCATCTGTATAGGTTTAGCACTTTTTGCAATTTCAGAATTTTTATTTGCGGTCAGCCATACTTTCTCGCTCCTAATTGTATCAAGAATTCTTGGTGGTTTTAGTGCAGGGATGGTCATGCCAGGTGTTACAGGTATGATTGCAGACCTTTCAAAAGGTAAAGACAAAGCGAAAAATTTTGGTTATATGTCAGCAATTATCAATTCCGGTTTTATTTTAGGACCTGGTTTAGGTGGTTTCCTAGCTGAATTTTCTCATAGATTACCATTCTTTGTAGCTGGTTTCAGTGGATGTTTAGCATTAATACTTTCAGTCGTATTAATTAAAAATCCTAAAAATGAAACACAAGATGGTTTTACAAAATATCAACCAGAATTACTAACTAAAATGAATTGGAAAGTATTTTTAACGCCAATTATTTTAACGCTTGTATTGGCATTTGGTTTATCAGCATTTGAGACATTGTTCCCATTATATACAGCTGATAAGGCACATTATTCACCATTAGATATTTCGATAGCAATTACAGGTGGCGGTATATTTGGGGCAGTATTCCAAGTGTTTTTCTTTGATAAGTTTATGAAATATTTTAAAGAACTTACATTTATCACTTATGCGTTAATATATTCTGCATTAATTCTACTTGGATTAACCTTAGTACACAGTTATTGGTCAATTATGTTAATCAGCTTTGTAGTATTTATCGGTTTTGATATGATACGTCCAGCGATTACAAATTACTTTTCTAACATTGCTGGAGATCGACAAGGATTTGCTGGTGGATTAAATTCAACTTTTACGAGTATGGGAAACTTTATAGGACCTTTAGTAGCAGGAACACTGTATGATGTTAACTTTGAATTCCCATTATATATGTCAGTAGTCGTTATGTTACTAGGCATACTCGTTATCTATGTAGAAAAAGCAATCAGAGCCAAGTGGCAGAAAACTTAA
- the mdh gene encoding malate dehydrogenase, producing the protein MAKKKVSIIGAGNTGATLAFIIAQQELADVVLIDRPHNEGQVKGKALDILESSPVYGFDVNVTGSIDYQDTANSDIVVITAGVPRKPGMSRDDLVQVNEAVMYDVTQEIVTHSPNCKIIVLTNPVDAMTYAVINASGFPKERVIGQSGILDTARYQTFIAEALNVSIKDIRGLVLGGHGDTMVPLVHSTNVNGVPLNKMLDTAQIEHIVERTRKGGAEIVELLGNGSAYYAPASAIYSMLEAILKDQKRLLPSIALLEGEYGFSDICLGVPTILGEQGIERIVELELSEEEQAQLKISADSVVEVKQSLKQ; encoded by the coding sequence ATGGCAAAGAAAAAAGTTTCAATCATAGGTGCTGGAAACACGGGAGCTACATTAGCATTTATAATTGCTCAACAAGAGTTGGCAGATGTCGTGCTTATTGATCGCCCACATAATGAAGGACAGGTTAAAGGGAAAGCCCTAGATATATTAGAAAGTAGTCCTGTATATGGATTTGATGTTAATGTAACTGGATCAATCGATTATCAGGATACAGCTAATTCTGATATTGTTGTTATAACTGCTGGTGTACCGCGTAAACCGGGTATGAGTAGAGACGACTTAGTACAAGTTAATGAAGCAGTGATGTATGACGTTACACAAGAAATCGTTACGCACTCCCCAAATTGTAAAATTATTGTTTTAACTAATCCAGTAGATGCGATGACATATGCTGTAATCAATGCTTCTGGATTCCCTAAAGAAAGAGTGATTGGTCAATCTGGAATTTTAGATACAGCGAGATACCAAACATTTATAGCAGAAGCATTAAATGTATCTATTAAAGATATTAGAGGTTTAGTTTTGGGAGGCCACGGTGATACTATGGTGCCTTTGGTGCACTCCACAAATGTTAACGGCGTACCTTTGAATAAAATGCTAGATACAGCGCAAATAGAACATATTGTAGAGCGTACGAGAAAAGGTGGGGCTGAAATTGTAGAACTACTTGGAAATGGCTCTGCTTATTATGCGCCAGCTTCTGCTATATATAGTATGCTAGAAGCAATCTTAAAGGACCAAAAACGTTTATTACCAAGTATTGCATTATTAGAAGGCGAATATGGTTTTTCTGATATTTGCTTAGGTGTACCTACGATATTAGGGGAACAAGGCATTGAACGTATAGTTGAATTAGAATTATCTGAAGAAGAACAAGCACAATTAAAAATTTCTGCTGATTCTGTGGTAGAAGTAAAACAATCATTAAAACAATAA
- a CDS encoding DedA family protein — protein MEVWITQFMEKFGYWGIAFLIFLENVFPPIPSEIILTFGGFMTTKSDLGFVGVTITSTIGSVLGAIALYGIGAWIGERNLYRFINRYGKILRVKTKDLDKTIGWFEKYGYWTIFFCRFVPLLRSLISIPAGLTRMNLPLFIVFTTIGTLIWNVVLIYLGQAVGGNWHTIVNYMDVYSRIIYIVLAILIIFLIWKWLKRQK, from the coding sequence ATGGAAGTCTGGATTACACAATTTATGGAGAAGTTTGGCTACTGGGGGATAGCATTTTTAATCTTTTTAGAAAATGTTTTTCCGCCCATCCCATCTGAAATAATTTTAACTTTTGGAGGATTTATGACAACAAAATCTGATTTAGGTTTTGTTGGTGTAACAATTACTTCGACAATTGGTTCAGTTCTTGGAGCAATTGCCTTATATGGTATTGGTGCATGGATTGGTGAGCGTAATTTGTATCGATTCATTAACCGTTACGGTAAAATTTTGCGAGTGAAGACAAAGGATTTAGATAAGACCATTGGATGGTTTGAAAAATATGGTTATTGGACAATCTTCTTCTGTCGTTTTGTACCATTACTGAGAAGTTTGATTTCAATCCCAGCTGGGTTAACACGTATGAACTTGCCTTTATTTATAGTATTTACAACGATTGGAACACTTATATGGAACGTGGTGTTAATTTATTTAGGACAAGCAGTTGGCGGTAATTGGCATACTATTGTTAATTATATGGATGTTTATTCACGTATTATTTATATTGTTTTAGCAATTTTAATCATATTCTTGATATGGAAATGGCTAAAACGTCAAAAGTAG
- a CDS encoding PPC domain-containing DNA-binding protein, which produces MIYQVDGKTIVLVLEQGEDIIEAVTDLAKEQNGKFGTVSGIGACDDVELNFYNIETKTYEKKRIQEPLELISLLGNISHIDDKPFAHLHATFGTNQYETLSGHLTKAIVSATAEIVIHMTNLDINRKHNETIGLNLLDL; this is translated from the coding sequence ATGATATATCAAGTAGATGGAAAGACAATTGTACTCGTATTAGAACAAGGCGAAGATATCATAGAAGCGGTTACAGACTTAGCAAAAGAGCAAAATGGTAAGTTTGGCACAGTGAGTGGTATTGGTGCTTGTGATGATGTTGAACTTAACTTCTATAACATAGAGACCAAAACCTATGAGAAAAAAAGAATACAAGAACCTTTAGAATTAATTAGCTTGTTAGGTAATATCTCACACATTGACGACAAACCTTTTGCGCATCTTCATGCAACTTTTGGTACAAACCAATATGAAACATTAAGTGGACATCTTACAAAAGCAATCGTATCTGCTACGGCCGAAATCGTTATCCATATGACTAACTTAGACATAAATCGTAAGCACAATGAAACTATAGGACTTAACCTATTAGACCTATAA